A stretch of the Mycolicibacterium celeriflavum genome encodes the following:
- a CDS encoding SDR family NAD(P)-dependent oxidoreductase: MAINPSDILLTGRVAVVTGGGAGIGRGVAEGLAAFGASVAIWERDAEACAGAAERLGALGIVTDVRDSGQVDAALERTVSELGEVSILVNNAGGVFFSPLLDTTENGWDALYKANLRHVLLCTQRVARRLVEGGRPGSVINVTSIEGVRAAPGYAAYAAAKAGVINYTQTAAFELSPHRVRVNAIAPDLTLTEGLMQISGGTLRPDVAPGIPMGRPGHVDEIASTAVFLASDMAGYITGQTIHVDGGTHAAGGWYHHPQTGSPTLGPPAQ; encoded by the coding sequence ATGGCCATCAACCCCTCAGACATCCTGCTGACCGGACGAGTCGCGGTGGTCACGGGCGGTGGCGCGGGCATCGGCAGGGGAGTCGCCGAAGGGTTGGCGGCGTTCGGCGCGTCGGTCGCGATCTGGGAGCGCGACGCCGAGGCTTGCGCGGGGGCCGCCGAACGTCTTGGCGCACTGGGCATCGTCACCGACGTCCGGGACAGCGGCCAGGTCGACGCGGCACTCGAGCGCACCGTCTCCGAACTCGGCGAGGTGTCCATCCTGGTCAACAACGCCGGCGGCGTGTTCTTCTCCCCGCTACTCGACACCACCGAGAACGGCTGGGATGCGCTGTACAAAGCCAACCTGCGCCATGTGCTGCTGTGCACCCAGCGGGTCGCGCGGCGGCTGGTCGAGGGGGGACGGCCCGGCAGCGTGATCAACGTGACGTCAATCGAAGGTGTCCGGGCCGCACCGGGTTACGCCGCCTACGCGGCCGCCAAGGCGGGCGTCATCAACTACACCCAGACCGCGGCGTTCGAACTCTCGCCGCACCGCGTCCGCGTCAACGCGATCGCCCCGGACCTCACGCTGACCGAGGGACTGATGCAGATCTCGGGCGGCACGCTTCGGCCCGATGTCGCACCGGGCATACCGATGGGCCGACCGGGACACGTCGACGAGATCGCTTCCACGGCAGTCTTTCTCGCTTCCGATATGGCCGGCTACATCACCGGGCAGACCATCCACGTCGACGGCGGCACGCACGCGGCGGGCGGCTGGTACCACCACCCGCAGACCGGCAGCCCGACGCTGGGTCCTCCGGCTCAGTGA
- a CDS encoding SDR family NAD(P)-dependent oxidoreductase has product MEKFNGRSAVITGGASGIGFAAAREFARRGARIMLGDIDSAALDHAVAGLRADGVDAHGVVCDVRKLDDVNRLADEAFAVFGDVHLVFNNAGIAYAGPIADTSHDDWRFVIDVDLWGPIHGVEAFLPRLIAQEADSHIAFTSSFAGLIPNVGLGPYCVAKYGVVALAETLSREARGNGIGVTVLCPMIVDTDLLANTERVRSQDYGPATPSAAETVQQLASDPGDDSVLDVDEVARLTADAIQANRLYVLPHSAARGSIRRRFERIDRTFDDQSADGWAH; this is encoded by the coding sequence GTGGAGAAGTTCAACGGACGTTCGGCGGTCATCACCGGCGGCGCGAGCGGTATCGGGTTCGCCGCCGCAAGAGAATTCGCCAGGCGCGGCGCCCGCATCATGCTCGGCGACATCGATTCGGCGGCGCTCGACCACGCCGTCGCGGGCCTACGCGCCGACGGCGTCGATGCGCACGGCGTGGTCTGCGATGTGCGAAAGCTCGATGACGTCAACCGATTGGCCGATGAGGCCTTCGCCGTGTTCGGCGACGTCCACCTGGTGTTCAACAACGCCGGTATCGCATACGCCGGGCCGATCGCCGACACCAGCCACGACGACTGGCGCTTCGTCATCGACGTCGATCTGTGGGGTCCGATCCACGGCGTCGAGGCGTTTCTGCCGCGGCTGATCGCGCAGGAAGCCGACAGCCACATCGCGTTCACGTCGTCGTTCGCCGGGTTGATTCCGAACGTCGGCCTGGGGCCGTATTGCGTGGCCAAATACGGTGTCGTGGCGCTCGCCGAAACGTTGTCCCGCGAGGCGCGCGGGAACGGTATCGGCGTGACGGTGCTGTGCCCGATGATCGTCGACACCGACCTGCTCGCCAACACCGAACGCGTCCGCAGCCAGGACTACGGCCCGGCCACCCCGTCGGCCGCCGAGACCGTGCAGCAGTTGGCGTCGGATCCCGGCGACGACTCGGTGCTCGACGTCGACGAGGTGGCCCGGCTGACCGCCGACGCGATCCAGGCCAACCGGCTGTATGTATTGCCGCACAGCGCGGCCCGCGGCTCGATCCGTCGCCGGTTCGAGCGCATCGACCGCACCTTCGACGACCAGTCCGCCGACGGCTGGGCTCACTGA